The Corynebacterium poyangense genome includes a window with the following:
- a CDS encoding vitamin K epoxide reductase family protein: protein MTRESGAPAGTYRSTRAYAWGIVFFSAVALLFSSLLIYERIFTLEDPTHIPACTINSFISCTDVMNTPQAKVIFGIPNTIFGVIGYSVFLTLGVIMLAGFHPPKWIWYGMLAGTLIAALGSHWLFYQSIFVIVALCPYCGAVWASSMGMFISTVVTLYRRRREAAGLAVSRDIWLPTVIWVVWVLAIAFLIGDRLFF, encoded by the coding sequence ATGACTCGTGAGTCTGGAGCCCCGGCTGGCACCTACCGGTCAACCCGCGCCTATGCCTGGGGAATAGTCTTTTTTTCCGCTGTCGCTTTACTATTTTCGTCGCTCTTAATATACGAACGAATCTTTACGCTCGAAGATCCCACCCACATCCCCGCCTGCACCATCAATTCCTTCATCAGTTGTACTGATGTCATGAATACCCCCCAAGCAAAGGTGATTTTTGGCATCCCCAACACCATCTTTGGGGTTATCGGCTATAGCGTTTTCCTGACCTTAGGGGTCATCATGCTGGCCGGTTTCCACCCCCCGAAATGGATCTGGTACGGGATGCTTGCGGGAACGCTCATCGCTGCTCTCGGTAGCCATTGGTTGTTTTATCAATCTATTTTCGTCATTGTTGCACTGTGTCCCTATTGTGGCGCTGTCTGGGCATCCTCGATGGGAATGTTCATCAGCACTGTCGTTACCCTTTACCGCAGGCGTCGAGAAGCTGCAGGTTTAGCAGTATCCCGCGACATATGGCTTCCTACCGTGATCTGGGTGGTCTGGGTGTTGGCCATTGCTTTCCTGATTGGGGACCGGCTATTTTTCTAG
- a CDS encoding sugar porter family MFS transporter: MESQTQQSRYVRTVSSVAALGGLLFGYDTGVMSGALLYITPEFHMTPTQEGRVTAMLLVGAAIGALLGGRIAEMLGRRLSLIVAAGVFILGSLWCALSSSVFMLASARTFLGVAVGAVSIVAPMYIAEMVPARVRGRLVSLNTLMIVVGQLVAYLVNSVLASSGNWHLMLGMAAIPGAMLGIGMVLLPDTPYWYARHNRVDRAHEVANRAGMHLSEFLDAKEEQGPSRRKEWRALQQRWLLITVMIAIGVGITQQISGVNAVIYFAPTMMSQVGISTTNSVYTAILIGVVSVVACWIGLKIVDRVGRRRLLTIGLSGNVISLILVAIMFRHATESTAMAYLCLALMALFVAFQQSAVSLTTWLLMSEIVPVQVRSIGMGMAGLMLWIANWFVAQFFLPMVDALSATGAFGVFAVLGALSLVFVRIFVPETTGRSLEEVSEEFRRRWS; the protein is encoded by the coding sequence ATGGAATCACAGACCCAGCAATCCCGCTATGTGCGCACGGTGTCCAGCGTGGCTGCGTTAGGCGGACTGCTTTTTGGTTATGACACCGGAGTAATGTCCGGGGCACTGCTATATATCACCCCAGAATTTCACATGACCCCTACCCAAGAGGGGCGAGTAACCGCCATGCTCCTTGTGGGGGCCGCTATCGGAGCCTTGCTTGGTGGTCGAATAGCAGAAATGCTAGGGCGCCGGCTCAGCCTCATCGTGGCTGCGGGGGTTTTCATCCTCGGATCACTATGGTGCGCCCTCTCTAGCTCGGTGTTCATGCTGGCTTCCGCTCGTACCTTTTTGGGCGTCGCGGTAGGCGCAGTGAGCATCGTCGCACCCATGTATATCGCCGAAATGGTACCGGCACGAGTCAGGGGACGTCTGGTCTCTCTCAACACCCTGATGATTGTGGTGGGACAACTTGTTGCCTACCTGGTCAACTCCGTATTGGCGTCCTCGGGAAATTGGCACCTGATGTTGGGTATGGCAGCTATCCCCGGAGCTATGCTGGGAATAGGGATGGTGCTTTTGCCCGATACCCCCTATTGGTATGCCCGACACAACCGTGTGGACCGTGCCCACGAGGTGGCGAACCGGGCGGGGATGCACTTAAGCGAATTTCTTGACGCGAAGGAAGAGCAGGGGCCATCGCGACGTAAAGAATGGCGAGCACTGCAACAACGATGGTTATTGATCACCGTAATGATTGCCATTGGGGTGGGTATAACTCAGCAAATCAGCGGAGTAAATGCAGTTATCTATTTTGCGCCGACCATGATGAGCCAAGTCGGAATTTCCACCACAAACTCGGTATATACCGCAATTCTTATTGGCGTAGTCAGTGTTGTTGCGTGCTGGATTGGTCTTAAAATTGTGGACCGAGTTGGTCGCCGTCGGCTCCTGACCATTGGTCTCAGTGGGAATGTTATCTCCCTCATTTTGGTGGCAATTATGTTTCGTCATGCCACCGAGTCCACCGCCATGGCTTATCTTTGCCTTGCTTTGATGGCCTTATTCGTCGCTTTCCAGCAGTCCGCGGTATCGCTGACAACGTGGCTGTTGATGAGTGAAATTGTTCCAGTACAGGTCCGCAGCATCGGCATGGGTATGGCGGGGTTGATGCTGTGGATCGCTAACTGGTTTGTGGCGCAGTTCTTCTTGCCTATGGTTGATGCCTTAAGCGCTACCGGGGCTTTTGGGGTATTTGCCGTCTTAGGAGCATTATCCCTGGTCTTTGTCCGAATCTTCGTTCCAGAAACAACCGGCCGCAGCCTGGAGGAAGTAAGCGAAGAATTTAGGCGTCGTTGGTCCTGA
- a CDS encoding TetR/AcrR family transcriptional regulator: protein MVSTRAEAREATRRAVLDAASQLFDARGFHATTIRDIAHKAGVSVGTVMAAGDKEALLVELFDGLIEERQQEIDAQPPHANSRRVADIVAVVAPFVDLFEERRQLAQTYASILVGGRHSSVVFTDLARRLIEVFKQILTAGGWFTPSDASQRAQALHAAYVGSLFMWAATPERSAADFIDQLYKVFAAICSYEGE from the coding sequence CGAGCTGTTCTTGACGCAGCAAGCCAGCTGTTCGATGCACGCGGGTTTCATGCAACAACCATTAGGGATATAGCCCACAAAGCCGGAGTCAGCGTTGGCACAGTGATGGCTGCCGGTGATAAGGAAGCGCTGCTGGTAGAGCTATTTGACGGGCTCATCGAGGAGCGGCAGCAGGAAATCGACGCCCAGCCTCCCCATGCTAACTCCCGGCGCGTCGCAGACATAGTCGCTGTAGTGGCGCCATTTGTTGACCTTTTTGAGGAACGACGACAACTAGCGCAGACCTATGCTTCGATTCTTGTGGGTGGGAGGCATTCCTCTGTTGTTTTTACTGATCTTGCACGTCGACTAATTGAGGTTTTTAAACAGATACTTACAGCCGGCGGGTGGTTTACCCCCAGTGACGCTTCTCAACGGGCGCAAGCCCTCCACGCGGCCTATGTCGGGAGTTTATTCATGTGGGCTGCTACCCCGGAAAGATCAGCCGCGGATTTTATAGACCAGCTCTATAAGGTCTTCGCTGCTATTTGTTCTTATGAAGGAGAGTGA
- a CDS encoding DoxX family protein produces MILLPSWWVLPVLLALVLLVDVALSVKPVGFIRDCLHSVHFPENWWWVLLVVKTLAAIGLIAGIWIPGVAFAANSGVVGYFICAAVAHLRAKATGAAFWLNCVGMLVLSCAILALSFR; encoded by the coding sequence ATGATTTTACTTCCCTCGTGGTGGGTGCTACCGGTTCTACTGGCGCTCGTCCTTTTAGTCGATGTGGCGTTATCAGTGAAGCCGGTGGGCTTTATCCGCGATTGCCTTCACAGTGTTCATTTCCCAGAGAATTGGTGGTGGGTCCTCCTTGTGGTTAAGACTCTTGCTGCCATCGGCCTTATCGCTGGGATATGGATTCCGGGGGTAGCCTTCGCGGCCAACAGCGGGGTCGTCGGCTATTTTATCTGCGCTGCGGTGGCCCACCTTCGAGCCAAAGCGACCGGTGCTGCATTCTGGCTAAATTGTGTGGGAATGCTGGTGTTGTCTTGTGCAATTTTGGCACTGAGTTTTCGTTAA
- a CDS encoding pyridoxamine 5'-phosphate oxidase family protein, producing the protein MSFNGDVFEVLDREACLERLKRVQLGRVVVRRSDEMDIFPVNYVVDNKGDIYFRTAEGSKLFTINLNHDVLFEADDREGEVAWSVVVKANAEIVEDQQQRAYADQLPLKPWAPTLKYNWVRISTEEDISGREFEVAEEPERY; encoded by the coding sequence ATGAGTTTCAATGGAGATGTATTCGAAGTTTTAGACCGTGAGGCCTGCCTTGAACGCCTCAAGCGTGTCCAGTTGGGCCGAGTCGTTGTTCGCCGTTCTGATGAGATGGATATCTTCCCGGTGAACTACGTCGTTGATAATAAAGGAGATATTTATTTCCGGACTGCTGAAGGCAGTAAACTTTTCACGATTAACCTTAATCACGATGTGCTCTTTGAAGCCGATGATCGCGAAGGTGAAGTGGCATGGTCTGTAGTAGTAAAAGCCAATGCAGAAATTGTTGAGGACCAACAACAGCGGGCATACGCGGATCAACTTCCCCTTAAACCTTGGGCACCCACGTTGAAATACAACTGGGTCCGGATCAGTACTGAAGAAGACATCAGCGGCCGTGAATTTGAGGTAGCCGAAGAACCAGAGCGTTACTAA
- the ykgO gene encoding type B 50S ribosomal protein L36, translating to MKVRKSLRSLKNKPGAQVVRRRGKVYVINKKEPRFKARQG from the coding sequence ATGAAGGTCCGCAAGTCACTTCGGTCGCTGAAGAATAAGCCGGGCGCCCAGGTCGTGCGTCGCCGCGGCAAGGTCTACGTGATCAACAAGAAAGAGCCGCGCTTTAAAGCCCGTCAGGGTTAA
- a CDS encoding Na/Pi symporter: MTATADNARISPHHGGENTLIREDLTGKHLGQPRTSGSHMSDEEFLRHHQPSAPRTLLQTLPSWILWIAAVGILYMLIVAITVIGDGFKTLSGQAAEGLFDFAANPLIGLFVGILATALVQSSSTTTAIVVSAVGVGAMPVEVAIPLVMGANIGTSVTNTLASLGMVGSKQQFRRAFAAAMVHDFFNLFAVIILLPLELIFHPIQRSATWLSSVLQGTVLPDPGEADFLGAITEPVASKLGVDGAMGYLPGSDKVAAIGTMLLGVAMIFLAVAWLGKVLQSIMVGKARTFLQNAVAGKPLVAMFAGFIVTVAAQSSSVTTSSMVPFAGAGTLTVRQIYPMTLGANVGTTTTALIAAMAVTGTHADAALTIALVHTLFNVFGIFLLYVIPVMREVPVRCAEFLGWLASERKIYALIWVVTVFLAIPGLGIAGYALF, encoded by the coding sequence ATGACCGCCACAGCCGATAATGCGCGTATCTCTCCTCATCATGGTGGGGAGAACACTCTTATTCGTGAAGATCTGACGGGCAAGCACCTGGGGCAACCTCGCACCTCGGGCTCACACATGAGTGATGAGGAATTTCTTCGCCACCATCAGCCTTCTGCCCCGCGCACTCTCCTTCAAACCCTTCCCTCGTGGATTTTGTGGATAGCTGCAGTGGGCATCCTCTACATGCTCATCGTTGCTATCACCGTCATCGGAGATGGTTTTAAAACCCTCAGTGGACAAGCAGCAGAAGGGCTTTTCGATTTCGCCGCTAACCCACTCATCGGGCTCTTCGTCGGTATTCTCGCTACCGCTTTAGTGCAATCCTCTTCAACGACCACAGCCATCGTGGTCAGCGCGGTGGGTGTTGGAGCTATGCCAGTAGAAGTTGCTATTCCCCTGGTCATGGGAGCTAATATCGGTACCTCGGTCACCAACACCTTGGCTTCGCTTGGCATGGTTGGATCCAAGCAGCAGTTCCGTCGAGCCTTTGCCGCCGCTATGGTGCATGACTTTTTTAATCTTTTCGCGGTGATTATCCTCCTTCCCCTGGAGTTAATCTTCCACCCCATTCAACGCTCCGCTACCTGGTTAAGCTCCGTGTTGCAGGGGACGGTACTCCCCGATCCTGGTGAGGCGGATTTCCTTGGTGCCATTACCGAACCTGTCGCGAGCAAACTCGGAGTAGACGGCGCCATGGGCTATTTACCTGGTTCAGATAAGGTGGCTGCTATCGGAACCATGCTGCTCGGCGTCGCCATGATCTTCCTCGCCGTAGCGTGGTTAGGGAAAGTACTGCAGTCAATTATGGTCGGTAAGGCCCGTACCTTCCTGCAAAATGCGGTCGCTGGTAAGCCCTTGGTCGCCATGTTTGCTGGTTTCATCGTCACCGTGGCAGCACAGTCATCATCTGTCACCACTTCTTCCATGGTTCCCTTTGCGGGGGCGGGAACCCTCACCGTCCGACAGATTTATCCCATGACCCTGGGGGCTAATGTAGGGACTACCACAACCGCGTTGATTGCCGCCATGGCCGTTACTGGCACCCACGCCGATGCGGCACTGACCATTGCTTTAGTACACACCCTCTTTAATGTGTTTGGCATCTTCCTGCTCTATGTCATTCCTGTCATGCGTGAGGTTCCTGTACGCTGCGCAGAATTCCTTGGGTGGCTAGCATCGGAGCGAAAAATTTATGCTCTCATTTGGGTGGTGACCGTATTCCTCGCTATTCCCGGACTCGGGATTGCCGGATACGCGCTCTTCTAA
- the nrdH gene encoding glutaredoxin-like protein NrdH, translating to MAITLYTKPACMQCNATKKALDRAGLEYTTVDISLDDDARDYVMALGYLQAPVVEVNGQHWSGFRPDRIRSLAAEVA from the coding sequence ATGGCTATCACCTTGTACACCAAGCCCGCTTGTATGCAGTGCAACGCCACGAAGAAGGCTTTGGATCGCGCCGGGTTGGAGTACACCACCGTTGACATCAGCCTTGATGATGACGCACGTGATTACGTCATGGCTTTGGGGTATCTTCAGGCCCCGGTCGTAGAAGTCAATGGACAGCATTGGTCCGGCTTCCGTCCTGATCGGATCCGCTCCCTGGCTGCAGAAGTTGCTTAA
- a CDS encoding fructosamine kinase family protein, which produces MVEIHRKRTSIPGAAGAEAAGLRWLAEASDIVVAVHKVGENYLDITRIPTVSPTPDAARRVGRELARIHDAGAAAHGCPPEHWDGPNFIGTQPQECSPTEDWATFYAQQRVLPFARAAADQGTLRQSDLGDVEHALELLVKQRWDVEPARLHGDLWSGNVLFGCDGPVLIDPAAHGGHRETDLAMLALFGAPYLADIRAGYEEVHPLPQGWLDRTCIHQLHPLAVHALTHGAAYGVELGHQARAAIRVLS; this is translated from the coding sequence ATGGTTGAGATTCACCGTAAAAGAACGTCAATCCCCGGAGCTGCAGGAGCGGAAGCTGCCGGGTTGAGATGGTTAGCCGAAGCCAGTGACATTGTGGTGGCGGTCCACAAGGTGGGGGAGAATTATCTTGACATCACCCGTATCCCCACGGTGTCTCCGACCCCAGATGCGGCGCGCAGGGTGGGGCGGGAATTGGCTCGGATCCATGACGCTGGGGCCGCAGCACATGGATGCCCACCCGAGCATTGGGATGGTCCAAATTTCATTGGGACTCAACCTCAGGAGTGTTCACCCACCGAGGATTGGGCGACATTTTATGCTCAGCAAAGAGTGCTGCCCTTTGCCCGGGCGGCAGCTGACCAGGGGACATTGCGCCAGTCGGACCTCGGGGATGTGGAACATGCCCTGGAGTTGTTGGTGAAACAGCGATGGGATGTTGAACCTGCGCGACTTCACGGTGATTTATGGTCGGGCAATGTGTTATTTGGGTGCGACGGTCCGGTGTTGATTGATCCTGCCGCCCACGGAGGGCACCGGGAAACTGATTTAGCGATGCTAGCTTTATTTGGGGCGCCCTATCTGGCGGACATTCGGGCTGGTTATGAAGAAGTCCACCCGCTTCCTCAAGGGTGGCTGGACCGTACGTGTATTCACCAATTGCATCCCCTGGCCGTCCATGCTCTTACCCACGGTGCAGCCTATGGGGTTGAGTTAGGACACCAGGCTCGGGCAGCGATCCGGGTGTTGAGTTAG
- the nrdI gene encoding class Ib ribonucleoside-diphosphate reductase assembly flavoprotein NrdI produces MLVVYFSSATENTHRFVQKLGLPAQRIPLRRSDPPLIVDEPYVLICPTYGGGAGILNQNSRPVPPQVIRFLNNKHNRSLIRCVVASGNSNFGVDYGKAGDVISEKCHVPYVYRFELLGTDEDVRVLRAGLRAHARALGFENPVLSDSVGSAAQPGSAS; encoded by the coding sequence GTGCTGGTGGTGTACTTCTCCTCAGCTACGGAGAATACCCATCGCTTCGTCCAGAAGCTTGGTTTACCTGCGCAACGAATTCCCCTGCGACGTAGCGATCCGCCGCTTATTGTCGATGAACCCTACGTGTTGATTTGTCCAACCTATGGCGGTGGGGCGGGAATCCTGAACCAGAATTCTCGTCCAGTACCACCCCAGGTCATTCGGTTCCTTAATAACAAGCACAATCGCAGCTTGATTCGCTGTGTGGTGGCGAGCGGGAACTCTAATTTTGGGGTGGATTATGGCAAAGCCGGAGATGTGATCTCAGAAAAATGCCATGTCCCTTATGTCTATCGATTTGAGCTGTTGGGCACGGATGAAGATGTCCGCGTCCTCCGTGCAGGACTGCGCGCTCATGCGCGAGCTCTTGGCTTTGAAAATCCAGTATTGAGTGATTCTGTGGGGTCTGCTGCCCAACCGGGATCCGCCTCTTAA
- the nadE gene encoding ammonia-dependent NAD(+) synthetase: MSSPECTLQQKIISTLHVRPLIDPAKEVQDRCNFLVDYLRTTGARGYVLGISGGQDSTLCGRLAQMAVEQARHHNLEAEFWALRLPHGIQADEADAQRALDFIQPDHRLTINIESATSALDSAVAQALGRTELSDFNRGNIKARQRMVAQYALAGEYGLLVLGTDHAAENLTGFFTKFGDGAADLLPLEGLNKRQGAQILKYLGAPESTWLKIPTADLEDDRPALPDEEALGVTYQDIDDYLEGRQVSPQAQGRIEQLWRNGQHKRHLPPGPTAAWWQTTSS; encoded by the coding sequence ATGTCTTCACCCGAGTGCACTCTTCAGCAAAAGATCATATCTACCCTGCATGTCCGCCCCTTGATCGATCCAGCTAAGGAAGTTCAGGACCGCTGCAACTTTTTAGTTGACTACCTCCGCACAACCGGGGCGCGGGGTTACGTCCTAGGAATATCTGGGGGACAAGACTCCACGCTTTGCGGCAGACTCGCCCAAATGGCGGTAGAACAGGCTCGACACCACAACCTAGAAGCAGAGTTTTGGGCTCTTCGGCTTCCTCATGGTATCCAAGCCGATGAGGCTGACGCCCAACGAGCACTGGATTTTATTCAACCTGACCACCGACTCACCATCAATATCGAAAGCGCGACGTCGGCTTTGGATTCAGCGGTAGCGCAGGCACTGGGACGCACCGAACTTAGCGATTTCAATCGAGGAAATATCAAAGCTCGACAGCGCATGGTGGCGCAGTATGCCTTGGCGGGCGAGTATGGACTCCTGGTTCTAGGGACAGACCACGCGGCCGAAAACCTCACCGGATTCTTCACGAAATTTGGTGATGGCGCAGCAGATCTATTGCCCTTGGAGGGCCTCAATAAACGTCAAGGTGCGCAAATCTTGAAATACTTAGGGGCCCCGGAATCAACCTGGCTGAAAATTCCTACCGCAGATTTAGAAGATGACCGGCCAGCTCTGCCTGATGAGGAAGCATTAGGGGTGACGTATCAGGATATCGATGATTACTTGGAAGGCCGCCAGGTGAGCCCTCAAGCCCAAGGTCGTATTGAGCAGCTATGGCGTAACGGCCAACACAAGCGGCACCTTCCCCCTGGGCCTACAGCCGCCTGGTGGCAGACGACTTCCTCCTGA